One Cottoperca gobio chromosome 23, fCotGob3.1, whole genome shotgun sequence genomic region harbors:
- the klhl42 gene encoding kelch-like protein 42 isoform X1, translated as MSSDQIIAIVMDDKIYEVNKKKLIEKSDYFRALYSSGMRESTEDSVQLQGLSVPGLELVLEFINTSKVQVVNETLEDLIETASFLQVTSILKLLTSEIRLDNCVELFSLSGVYGTHDLRNACLKYMSCYYHPMLRRPEFSSLPSAVRDQVKEMRMKGTATLVAIGDFTCLSLDMPDQDEPWSMLRYGELEQRWKPLANNLPSDMINVRGYGSAVLDNYLFIVGGYRMTSQEISAVHCYNPSRNEWNQVAPLNQKRSNFKLLAVQGKMYAVGGQSLGTVECYSPEQDWWTCVSSMPDPLAEFSACECQGMIYVMGGYTARVCLQHFDRPRPLQTCGLGAAAYRNTSVLRYCPTSDTWTVFRSCSAHIRKQQMLSVEDTIYLVGGYTHELEFGQRRPSQTEDVLTVQSYNVSTGQWIQLKENTSKSGLNLTCTLHNDGVYIMSRDVSLPTSLEHRVFLKYNIFSDAWEAFRRFPALGQNMLLCSLYLPNVL; from the exons ATGTCATCGGACCAGATTATTGCCATTGTCATGGATGATAAAATCTACGAGGTGAATAAAAAGAAGCTGATAGAGAAGAGCGACTACTTCCGTGCGCTGTACAGCTCCGGGATGAGGGAGTCCACGGAGGACTCCGTGCAGCTCCAGGGGCTCAGTGTGCCCGGCCTGGAGCTCGTCCTGGAGTTCATCAACACCTCCAAGGTTCAGGTTGTCAACGAGACTCTGGAGGACCTGATTGAGACCGCCTCCTTCTTACAGGTCACCTCCATCCTCAAGCTCCTCACTTCGGAGATCCGGCTGGACAACTGTGTGGAGCTGTTCAGCCTCTCTGGAGTTTATGGAACTCATGATCTGCGCAATGCTTGCCTCAAATACATGAGCTGCTACTATCATCCCATGCTGAGGCGGCCAGAGTTCAGCAGCCTCCCCTCTGCTGTCAGAGACCAAGTTAAGGAGATGCGCATGAAAGGCACCGCCACCTTGGTAGCCATCGGGGACTTCACCTGCCTCTCCCTGGACATGCCCGACCAGGATGAACCCTGGTCTATGCTGAGGTATGGGGAGTTGGAGCAGCGCTGGAAACCACTCGCAAACAACCTGCCCTCAGATATGATCAACGTCAGAGGATATGGGTCAGCTGTGCTGGATAACTACCTGTTCATAGTGGGTGGATACAGAATGACGAGCCAGGAGATCTCTGCGGTGCACTGCTACAACCCCTCCAGGAACGAGTGGAACCAGGTGGCTCCGCTCAACCAGAAGAG GTCCAACTTCAAGCTGCTGGCAGTACAGGGGAAGATGTACGCTGTAGGAGGCCAGAGTCTGGGCACGGTGGAGTGTTACAGTCCAGAGCAGGACTGGTGGACGTGTGTGTCCTCGATGCCCGACCCGCTGGCTGAGTTCTCTGCCTGTGAGTGCCAGGGGATGATCTACGTCATGGGCGGATACACTGCAAGAG TTTGCCTTCAACACTTTGACCGTCCTCGTCCTCTGCAGACCTGCGGCCTCGGTGCTGCCGCAT acAGGAACACAAGTGTCCTCCGTTACTGCCCCACCTCTGACACCTGGACGGTGTTTCGCTCCTGTTCGGCGCACATCCGCAAGCAGCAGATGCTCTCGGTGGAGGACACCATCTACCTTGTGGGCGGCTACACCCACGAACTGGAGTTTGGCCAGCGGCGTCCCAGCCAGACGGAGGACGTGCTGACGGTGCAGTCCTACAACGTCTCCACGGGTCAGTGGATCCAGTTGAAGGAGAACACATCCAAGTCGGGCCTGAACCTGACGTGCACGCTGCACAACGACGGCGTCTACATCATGAGCCGGGACGTCAGCCTGCCCACCAGCCTGGAGCACCGCGTCTTTCTCAAGTACAACATCTTCTCTGACGCCTGGGAGGCGTTCAGACGCTTCCCGGCTCTGGGTCAGAACATGCTGCTCTGTTCGCTTTACCTGCCCAACGTGCTGTGA
- the klhl42 gene encoding kelch-like protein 42 isoform X2: MSSDQIIAIVMDDKIYEVNKKKLIEKSDYFRALYSSGMRESTEDSVQLQGLSVPGLELVLEFINTSKVQVVNETLEDLIETASFLQVTSILKLLTSEIRLDNCVELFSLSGVYGTHDLRNACLKYMSCYYHPMLRRPEFSSLPSAVRDQVKEMRMKGTATLVAIGDFTCLSLDMPDQDEPWSMLRYGELEQRWKPLANNLPSDMINVRGYGSAVLDNYLFIVGGYRMTSQEISAVHCYNPSRNEWNQVAPLNQKRSNFKLLAVQGKMYAVGGQSLGTVECYSPEQDWWTCVSSMPDPLAEFSACECQGMIYVMGGYTARDRNTSVLRYCPTSDTWTVFRSCSAHIRKQQMLSVEDTIYLVGGYTHELEFGQRRPSQTEDVLTVQSYNVSTGQWIQLKENTSKSGLNLTCTLHNDGVYIMSRDVSLPTSLEHRVFLKYNIFSDAWEAFRRFPALGQNMLLCSLYLPNVL, translated from the exons ATGTCATCGGACCAGATTATTGCCATTGTCATGGATGATAAAATCTACGAGGTGAATAAAAAGAAGCTGATAGAGAAGAGCGACTACTTCCGTGCGCTGTACAGCTCCGGGATGAGGGAGTCCACGGAGGACTCCGTGCAGCTCCAGGGGCTCAGTGTGCCCGGCCTGGAGCTCGTCCTGGAGTTCATCAACACCTCCAAGGTTCAGGTTGTCAACGAGACTCTGGAGGACCTGATTGAGACCGCCTCCTTCTTACAGGTCACCTCCATCCTCAAGCTCCTCACTTCGGAGATCCGGCTGGACAACTGTGTGGAGCTGTTCAGCCTCTCTGGAGTTTATGGAACTCATGATCTGCGCAATGCTTGCCTCAAATACATGAGCTGCTACTATCATCCCATGCTGAGGCGGCCAGAGTTCAGCAGCCTCCCCTCTGCTGTCAGAGACCAAGTTAAGGAGATGCGCATGAAAGGCACCGCCACCTTGGTAGCCATCGGGGACTTCACCTGCCTCTCCCTGGACATGCCCGACCAGGATGAACCCTGGTCTATGCTGAGGTATGGGGAGTTGGAGCAGCGCTGGAAACCACTCGCAAACAACCTGCCCTCAGATATGATCAACGTCAGAGGATATGGGTCAGCTGTGCTGGATAACTACCTGTTCATAGTGGGTGGATACAGAATGACGAGCCAGGAGATCTCTGCGGTGCACTGCTACAACCCCTCCAGGAACGAGTGGAACCAGGTGGCTCCGCTCAACCAGAAGAG GTCCAACTTCAAGCTGCTGGCAGTACAGGGGAAGATGTACGCTGTAGGAGGCCAGAGTCTGGGCACGGTGGAGTGTTACAGTCCAGAGCAGGACTGGTGGACGTGTGTGTCCTCGATGCCCGACCCGCTGGCTGAGTTCTCTGCCTGTGAGTGCCAGGGGATGATCTACGTCATGGGCGGATACACTGCAAGAG acAGGAACACAAGTGTCCTCCGTTACTGCCCCACCTCTGACACCTGGACGGTGTTTCGCTCCTGTTCGGCGCACATCCGCAAGCAGCAGATGCTCTCGGTGGAGGACACCATCTACCTTGTGGGCGGCTACACCCACGAACTGGAGTTTGGCCAGCGGCGTCCCAGCCAGACGGAGGACGTGCTGACGGTGCAGTCCTACAACGTCTCCACGGGTCAGTGGATCCAGTTGAAGGAGAACACATCCAAGTCGGGCCTGAACCTGACGTGCACGCTGCACAACGACGGCGTCTACATCATGAGCCGGGACGTCAGCCTGCCCACCAGCCTGGAGCACCGCGTCTTTCTCAAGTACAACATCTTCTCTGACGCCTGGGAGGCGTTCAGACGCTTCCCGGCTCTGGGTCAGAACATGCTGCTCTGTTCGCTTTACCTGCCCAACGTGCTGTGA
- the nrip2 gene encoding nuclear receptor-interacting protein 2 produces MSEAKKGDLAIRDKAILHQQRRLKQATQFSHKDSADLLPLDGLKRLGTSKDLQPHSIVQRRLMEGNITRLRGEAWDANGRFRSPLADAKDGVADAEERSESTADDSAEERESLEESERSLRSDEDDDSSEAGARQTAKKAEGTESSTPLAALLVQCKCCETEVKASINTGSQHNHISSSCCQRLGLVPSQDSAPCGGSSVMELQLQLGRQTLQCSAFVKEDEAYELCLGLQTLLELKCCVDLSSRVLKLQACGEELPFLNPSSLCQHDTNENL; encoded by the exons ATGAGTGAGGCGAAGAAAGGTGATCTAGCCATCAGGGATAAAGCCATCCTGCACCAGCAGAGGCGTCTGAAGCAGGCCACCCAGTTCTCACACAAGGACTCTGCTGACCTCCTGCCCCTGGACGGGCTGAAGAGACTGGGCACATCCAAAGACTTG CAACCTCACAGCATCGTCCAGCGCCGCCTGATGGAGGGAAACATCACGCGGCTGCGAGGGGAGGCCTGGGACGCCAACGGCAGGTTTCGCTCCCCACTGGCCGACGCCAAGGATGGAGTCGCTGACgcggaggagaggagcgagagcaCCGCCGACGACTCCGCGGAGGAGAGGGAGTCTCTGGAGGAAAGCGAGAGGAGCCTGCGATCGGACGAAGATGACGACAGCAGCGAGGCCGGAGCCAGACAGACGGCTAAGAAGGCCGAGGGCACGGAGAGCTCGACCCCTCTCGCCGCTCTGCTTGTTCAATGCAAG TGCTGCGAGACTGAAGTCAAAGCGTCCATCAACACCGGCAGCCAACATAACCACATCTCCAGCTCCTGCTGCCAGAGGCTGGG acTGGTGCCCAGTCAGGACAGTGCACCATGTGGTGGCAGCTCAGTGatggagctgcagctgcagctgggcAGACAGACGCTCCAGTGCTCAGCCTTCGTCAAAG agGACGAGGCGTATGAGCTGTGCCTGGGTCTGCAGACTCTGCTGGAACTTAAA TGCTGCGTGGACCTGAGCAGCCGGGTCCTGAAGCTGCAGGCCTGCGGAGAGGAGCTTCCCTTCCTGAACCCTTCCAGCTTGTGCCAACACGACACCAACGAGAACCTGTGA